A portion of the Flavobacteriales bacterium genome contains these proteins:
- a CDS encoding recombinase family protein, which translates to MKKYVGYYRVSTQKQGNSGLGLKAQKSAVKNYLKDDDELIEEFQEIESGKKNNRPQLHKAIDYCKEHNAILLIAKLDRLSRNVGFIYTLRDSNVDFVCADMPDASKVTIGIMAVLAQEERERISQRTKVALGELKRKGAKLGNPQNLTDLSRQKSIITRRQNAVDNKANKRASIFIQSLRKEGKTFQAIANTLNENSFLTRRGKQFTAMAVKRLFDRYQSQNLEYHT; encoded by the coding sequence ATGAAGAAATACGTAGGGTATTATAGAGTTTCTACACAGAAACAAGGAAATTCAGGATTGGGTTTAAAGGCTCAAAAATCAGCAGTAAAAAATTACCTAAAAGATGATGATGAGCTGATAGAAGAATTTCAAGAAATAGAAAGTGGTAAAAAGAACAATAGACCTCAACTACATAAGGCAATTGATTACTGTAAAGAGCATAACGCTATTCTGTTAATTGCTAAATTAGATAGGTTATCGAGGAATGTGGGCTTTATATACACTTTACGGGACAGCAACGTCGATTTTGTATGTGCAGATATGCCTGATGCTTCTAAAGTCACTATAGGTATCATGGCTGTACTTGCTCAAGAAGAAAGAGAAAGAATATCACAAAGAACAAAAGTAGCTTTAGGAGAATTAAAACGTAAAGGTGCTAAATTGGGTAATCCTCAAAACTTGACCGATTTGTCCCGTCAAAAAAGTATTATTACAAGGAGACAAAACGCAGTAGATAATAAAGCTAATAAAAGAGCCTCTATATTCATTCAATCTTTACGTAAAGAAGGGAAAACATTTCAGGCTATTGCCAATACCCTAAATGAGAATAGTTTTCTTACTCGTAGAGGTAAACAATTCACTGCAATGGCTGTAAAAAGATTGTTTGACAGATATCAAAGCCAAAATTTAGAATATCACACCTAA